A section of the Candidatus Sericytochromatia bacterium genome encodes:
- a CDS encoding MFS transporter, whose product MSGEFSSLWRGPGFRRLWLAQCASQLGDRLVFVLLVAALSQHHAPPSQLSLALALTSLPHVLLAALAGLLADRLEARRVMRLSNMLRAVLVLGLGLFGPGQLGLAIAFATAIAIAAQPFTPAEAALLPRAVAPERLMQANAVSALTTVVILVVGVSLGEPLVQQGGLWLGSLVASGAFGLGAWLLHDLPVAPPSGPAPAVVPWPRQFVAGLRYLRTRGGLRRTIACQVAIVSAFAALSVVAIVVAQQVWRTGYGGLLAACGAGLGTGAWLIGRWGPAWPRDRAIAAGFVATGAILVALAAVGPQEQGLAFGLTFALGISAAIVGVPLQTRLQQRVEEAVRGQVFGLQQTVLNALAVVPLAGTGWLLERVGSAAVLAGLGSALALVGLAAACFPLPDKA is encoded by the coding sequence ATGAGTGGAGAATTTTCCTCGCTCTGGCGCGGCCCGGGTTTCCGGCGGCTCTGGCTGGCCCAGTGTGCCTCCCAGCTGGGCGATCGCCTGGTGTTCGTGCTGCTGGTGGCGGCCCTCAGCCAGCACCACGCCCCGCCCAGCCAGCTGAGTCTGGCGCTGGCCCTGACCTCGCTGCCTCACGTGTTGCTGGCCGCGCTGGCCGGCCTGCTGGCCGATCGCCTGGAAGCGCGCCGGGTGATGCGCCTGAGCAACATGCTCCGCGCCGTTCTGGTGCTGGGGCTGGGCCTGTTCGGGCCCGGCCAGCTCGGGCTGGCGATCGCCTTCGCCACCGCGATCGCGATCGCCGCCCAGCCCTTCACGCCGGCCGAGGCCGCGCTGCTGCCCAGGGCCGTGGCGCCCGAGCGACTGATGCAGGCCAACGCCGTCAGCGCCCTGACCACGGTGGTGATCCTGGTGGTGGGCGTGAGCCTGGGCGAACCGCTGGTGCAGCAGGGTGGCTTGTGGCTGGGTAGCCTGGTCGCCAGTGGCGCCTTCGGGCTCGGGGCCTGGCTGCTGCACGACCTGCCGGTGGCGCCGCCCAGCGGCCCCGCACCGGCCGTCGTGCCCTGGCCGCGCCAGTTCGTGGCAGGCCTGCGCTACCTGCGGACGCGCGGCGGCCTGCGCCGCACGATCGCCTGCCAGGTGGCGATCGTCTCGGCCTTCGCCGCGCTCAGCGTGGTGGCGATCGTGGTGGCCCAGCAGGTCTGGCGAACCGGCTACGGTGGCTTGCTGGCCGCTTGCGGGGCTGGACTCGGCACGGGCGCCTGGCTGATCGGGCGCTGGGGGCCGGCCTGGCCGCGCGACCGGGCGATCGCCGCGGGCTTCGTGGCCACCGGGGCGATCCTGGTGGCATTGGCGGCCGTCGGTCCTCAGGAACAGGGCCTGGCCTTCGGCCTGACCTTCGCGCTGGGCATCAGCGCCGCGATCGTCGGGGTGCCGCTGCAGACCCGCCTGCAGCAGCGCGTGGAGGAAGCCGTGCGCGGCCAGGTCTTCGGCCTGCAGCAAACGGTGCTGAACGCGCTGGCAGTCGTGCCGCTGGCGGGCACGGGCTGGCTCTTGGAGCGCGTCGGCAGCGCCGCCGTGCTGGCCGGGCTCGGCAGCGCCCTGGCCCTGGTGGGGCTGGCCGCGGCCTGCTTTCCCCTGCCCGACAAGGCCTGA
- a CDS encoding Bcr/CflA family multidrug efflux MFS transporter, producing the protein MLGALMAFPALSIDMYLPAFPALAQDLQATPGQVPYTLSAFFLGLALGQLLHGPLADRLGRKPPLLLGILLYVLASLGCAMAPGIEALTAWRFLQAVGGCAGMVVARAVVRDLCEPTAAARIFSWMMLVMGLAPILAPLGGGWLLELADWRAIFWFLAAFGLACLVAVTALLPETLPPAGRVPLSPGGVARVYGRLLQHRRFMAFALAGTCCSAGMFAYIAGSPHVFITLYGVPANQYGLYFGANAVGLIALSQLNRGLVTRYGVEAVLGAGITGAALLGLVLWGCAWTGLGGFWGLLVPLFGYVAMMGLISPNGMALALGSQRSHHGQASALLGTVQFTLATGSGLLVGALPHHSARPMTTLMALFGLAGLTAFTLARRTAPDADPASREGASGEESGAPAPGTPHAVAPGA; encoded by the coding sequence ATGCTCGGGGCGCTGATGGCCTTCCCGGCGCTCTCGATCGACATGTACCTGCCGGCCTTCCCCGCGCTGGCGCAGGACCTCCAGGCGACGCCCGGGCAGGTGCCCTACACCCTCTCGGCCTTCTTTCTGGGGCTCGCGCTGGGCCAGCTGCTGCACGGGCCGCTGGCCGATCGCCTGGGGCGCAAGCCGCCCCTGTTGCTGGGCATCTTGCTGTACGTGCTGGCCTCGCTGGGGTGCGCCATGGCCCCGGGCATCGAAGCCCTGACGGCCTGGCGCTTCCTGCAGGCCGTGGGGGGCTGCGCCGGCATGGTGGTGGCGCGCGCGGTGGTGCGGGACCTGTGCGAGCCCACCGCGGCCGCCCGGATTTTCTCCTGGATGATGCTGGTCATGGGCCTGGCCCCGATCCTGGCGCCGCTGGGCGGCGGCTGGCTGCTGGAGCTGGCCGACTGGCGGGCGATTTTCTGGTTCCTGGCCGCCTTCGGCCTGGCCTGCCTGGTCGCGGTCACGGCCCTGCTGCCGGAAACCTTGCCGCCCGCCGGGCGGGTGCCGCTCTCGCCCGGCGGCGTGGCGCGGGTATATGGCCGCCTGCTGCAGCACCGGCGCTTCATGGCCTTTGCCCTGGCCGGCACGTGCTGTTCGGCGGGCATGTTCGCTTACATTGCGGGCTCCCCCCACGTCTTCATCACGCTGTACGGCGTACCGGCCAACCAGTACGGCCTGTATTTCGGCGCCAACGCCGTCGGCCTGATCGCCCTATCACAGCTGAACCGCGGGCTGGTGACGCGTTATGGCGTCGAAGCGGTGCTGGGTGCCGGCATCACGGGCGCTGCCCTGCTCGGGCTGGTGCTGTGGGGCTGCGCCTGGACGGGGCTGGGTGGCTTCTGGGGGCTGCTGGTGCCGCTGTTCGGCTACGTGGCCATGATGGGGCTGATCTCCCCCAATGGCATGGCGCTGGCCCTGGGTAGCCAGCGCAGCCACCACGGCCAGGCCTCCGCCTTGCTGGGCACGGTCCAGTTCACGCTGGCCACCGGCTCCGGCCTGCTGGTGGGCGCGCTGCCCCACCATTCGGCCCGGCCGATGACCACCCTCATGGCGCTGTTCGGCCTGGCCGGCCTGACGGCCTTCACGCTCGCGCGCCGCACCGCGCCGGACGCGGACCCGGCGAGCCGCGAGGGCGCCTCCGGCGAGGAATCAGGCGCCCCCGCGCCCGGCACCCCGCATGCGGTGGCGCCAGGCGCATGA
- a CDS encoding PilZ domain-containing protein, with protein MIDPHALHEFEFAYDQPVDLMLPGVTRMHYARVLDTLDDEVLVRVKDMTVLNPPDDLRFCFGHKSWYYRVQVPLKAYYGPCWFLGLPPADKAEKIQRRRFVRIRFQETLYALASNPMGETSGKPFALHLDNISASGCLVFVEEEELPEYMMVLLAFPGMVSVSLFARAVYRARRRDGRVTIGINFEGIPPGLQDEFARAISEQIRVHLLKGQDITV; from the coding sequence ATGATCGATCCGCACGCCCTCCACGAATTCGAATTCGCCTACGACCAGCCCGTCGACCTGATGCTGCCGGGCGTCACGCGCATGCACTACGCCCGCGTGCTCGACACCTTGGATGACGAGGTGCTGGTGCGCGTGAAGGACATGACCGTCCTGAACCCACCCGATGATCTGCGTTTTTGCTTCGGCCACAAGAGCTGGTACTACCGCGTGCAGGTACCGCTCAAGGCCTACTACGGGCCCTGCTGGTTTCTGGGGCTGCCGCCAGCCGACAAGGCGGAAAAAATTCAGCGCCGGCGATTCGTGCGCATCCGCTTCCAGGAGACGCTCTACGCGCTGGCCTCCAACCCGATGGGCGAGACCAGCGGCAAACCGTTCGCCCTTCACCTGGACAACATCAGTGCGAGCGGCTGCCTGGTCTTCGTGGAAGAGGAAGAATTGCCCGAATACATGATGGTGCTGCTGGCCTTCCCCGGCATGGTCTCCGTGTCGCTGTTCGCGCGCGCGGTCTACCGGGCGCGCCGACGTGATGGTCGGGTCACGATCGGCATCAACTTCGAGGGCATTCCCCCGGGGCTGCAAGATGAGTTTGCCCGCGCCATCAGCGAACAGATTCGCGTGCACCTGCTCAAGGGACAGGACATCACGGTCTAG
- a CDS encoding HIT family protein yields MEPSSPPAACPVCDALLAPRDVPGSPFVAELKTGQLLFDLHPLQEGHLRFVAKSHVADLLQLPDDERLALWGDLDLVVRAVRVAFQPQRLNLTCSPDGLATGHLSWDLVPRYADGEDEALPFWQLPGADEALSEESLAEQRRRLLRGFLSVAPVRRETPPVKRGRGR; encoded by the coding sequence TTGGAACCTTCGTCTCCTCCCGCTGCGTGCCCCGTCTGCGACGCGCTGCTCGCCCCGCGCGACGTGCCGGGCAGCCCCTTCGTGGCTGAACTCAAAACCGGGCAACTGCTATTTGACCTTCACCCGCTGCAAGAGGGCCACCTGCGCTTCGTGGCCAAGTCCCACGTGGCGGACCTGTTGCAGCTGCCGGACGACGAGCGGCTGGCGCTCTGGGGGGACCTCGACCTGGTGGTGCGGGCGGTGCGTGTGGCCTTTCAACCCCAGCGCCTGAACCTGACATGCAGCCCGGATGGCCTGGCCACGGGCCACCTGAGTTGGGACCTGGTGCCGCGGTATGCGGACGGGGAAGACGAGGCCCTGCCCTTCTGGCAGCTGCCTGGTGCCGATGAGGCCCTTTCCGAGGAAAGTCTGGCCGAGCAACGGCGCCGCCTGCTGCGGGGCTTTCTCAGCGTGGCCCCGGTCCGGCGGGAAACCCCTCCAGTGAAGCGTGGGCGCGGCCGATAA
- a CDS encoding proline dehydrogenase family protein: protein MTLMRKTFLTLADNNALYKLIVGNPVTRAMTRRFVAGEKLDEALAAVRELNGAGIKGSLDLLGENVHTEDEARQAGAFYETIVDRIAEAGLDTNVSLKLTQMGLDLSEDLCFEVTSGVVKRAAQHGNFVRIDMEGSAYTERTLAMFKRLHAAHGKHVGIVLQAYLYRTAEDVEEMIRLGARVRLCKGAYLEPAEVAFADKAEVDRNYVACMKRLMEAGYYPGLATHDMAIIEAGKAHAKAQGIGLERFEFQMLYGIRRDMQESLVKEGYTMRCYVPFGTQWYPYFMRRLAERPANVWFLLHNAVKG, encoded by the coding sequence ATGACCCTGATGCGCAAGACGTTTCTGACGCTGGCCGATAACAACGCGCTATACAAGCTGATCGTGGGCAACCCTGTGACGCGCGCGATGACCCGGCGCTTTGTGGCGGGCGAGAAGCTCGACGAGGCGCTTGCGGCCGTGCGCGAACTCAACGGCGCGGGCATCAAGGGCTCGCTGGATCTGCTCGGCGAGAACGTCCACACCGAGGATGAGGCGCGCCAGGCGGGGGCTTTTTACGAGACGATCGTCGACCGCATCGCCGAGGCCGGGCTCGACACCAACGTGAGCCTGAAATTGACCCAGATGGGCCTCGATCTCTCCGAAGACCTCTGTTTCGAGGTCACCTCCGGCGTCGTGAAGCGGGCCGCCCAGCACGGCAACTTCGTGCGCATCGACATGGAAGGCAGCGCCTACACCGAACGCACGCTGGCGATGTTCAAGCGCCTGCACGCGGCCCACGGCAAGCACGTCGGCATCGTGCTGCAGGCCTATCTCTACCGCACGGCCGAGGACGTCGAGGAGATGATCCGGCTCGGCGCGCGGGTGCGGCTGTGCAAGGGGGCCTATCTGGAACCAGCCGAGGTGGCCTTCGCCGACAAGGCCGAGGTCGACCGCAATTACGTCGCCTGCATGAAGCGCCTGATGGAGGCCGGCTACTATCCGGGTCTGGCCACCCACGACATGGCCATCATCGAGGCCGGCAAGGCCCACGCCAAGGCCCAGGGCATTGGCCTGGAACGCTTTGAATTCCAGATGCTGTACGGCATCCGGCGGGACATGCAGGAGAGCCTGGTGAAAGAGGGCTACACCATGCGCTGTTACGTGCCTTTCGGTACGCAATGGTACCCTTACTTCATGCGGCGCCTCGCTGAACGTCCGGCCAACGTCTGGTTCCTGCTGCACAACGCCGTCAAGGGCTGA